A genomic window from Verrucomicrobiia bacterium includes:
- a CDS encoding HAD family hydrolase, giving the protein MELPFLRIRAVILDVYSTMLTVGPAPADAEARWQALYREQVHREAPWTRTAFAAACSHVIARRHAEARARGIPWPEIHWPSVVTELIPDLKDSANGRLESFIDRQIQLGRTVGMGSETATTLHLLRQRGVPLGIASNAQAYTLRELGEALAGHGLDLGIFHPDLCFWSFRNGFSKPDPHVFQRLTLRLESLGIPPAQSLMVGDRADNDIRPARTFGWSTWHLTRGPGEAPFGSWSDLRTWLESRTGSEETAAHRTPGPDEVPSQS; this is encoded by the coding sequence ATGGAGCTCCCGTTCCTAAGAATCCGGGCGGTCATTCTGGACGTGTACTCCACGATGCTCACGGTCGGGCCCGCGCCGGCCGACGCGGAGGCGCGATGGCAGGCGCTGTACCGCGAACAGGTGCACCGGGAGGCGCCGTGGACGCGGACCGCGTTCGCCGCGGCCTGCAGCCACGTCATCGCCCGCCGCCACGCCGAGGCCCGTGCACGGGGCATTCCCTGGCCGGAGATCCACTGGCCCTCGGTGGTCACCGAGCTGATCCCGGACCTCAAGGACTCCGCGAATGGGCGGTTGGAATCGTTTATTGACCGGCAAATCCAGCTGGGGCGGACCGTCGGCATGGGGTCGGAAACAGCGACGACCCTGCACCTGCTGCGCCAGCGGGGCGTGCCGCTGGGCATCGCCTCCAACGCGCAGGCCTACACCCTTCGCGAACTGGGGGAGGCCCTCGCGGGCCATGGCCTGGATCTCGGAATCTTTCATCCGGACCTGTGTTTCTGGTCCTTCAGGAACGGATTCAGCAAACCGGATCCTCATGTGTTTCAGCGCCTGACCCTGCGCTTGGAATCCCTGGGCATTCCGCCCGCGCAGTCCCTCATGGTGGGCGACCGCGCGGACAATGACATCCGGCCGGCGCGGACGTTTGGCTGGAGCACGTGGCATCTGACCCGGGGCCCCGGGGAGGCGCCGTTCGGTTCGTGGAGCGACCTGCGCACCTGGCTCGAGTCGAGGACCGGTTCCGAGGAAACCGCCGCCCACCGCACCCCGGGCCCGGATGAGGTCCCGTCCCAATCCTAG
- a CDS encoding glycosyltransferase family 4 protein, with protein MSTPTPTGCTPKRIGFISTRFRGTDGVTLEARKWATILEDMGHTCHWMAGQLDAPAGRSYEAPLAYFGHPEVDAVQARLFDVTSRSRAITNQIQALKEQLKDELYHFIRKFDLEVLIPENILAIPMHVPLGLAMTEVIAETTLPVIAHHHDFAWERERFTLNGVNDYLASAFPPAFFGMEHVVINSMAQKELARRLGIPSQIIPNVVEFENTPPGIDAYNADLRKEIGLKDDDWFILQPTRVVARKGIEHAIELVRRLGDPRARLVISHPAGDEGNAYMQLLRERIADAGIDVRFIADRVGEHRGINAEGRKVYTLFDVYPHADLVTYPSLYEGFGNAFLEAIYFGKPVVVNTYAVYARDIDPLGFKIIEMNQLLTREAVEQTRQVLEDGALRSEWAGINYALGLKYFSYTVARRKLAARLSNLFGDGA; from the coding sequence ATGAGCACCCCCACGCCCACCGGTTGCACCCCCAAACGAATCGGCTTCATCTCGACGCGCTTCCGCGGCACGGACGGCGTCACGCTCGAAGCCCGGAAATGGGCGACCATCCTGGAGGACATGGGGCACACCTGCCACTGGATGGCCGGCCAGCTCGACGCGCCGGCCGGCCGGAGTTATGAGGCGCCCCTGGCCTACTTCGGGCATCCGGAGGTGGACGCGGTGCAGGCCCGGTTGTTTGACGTCACCAGCCGCAGCCGGGCCATTACCAACCAGATTCAGGCGCTCAAGGAGCAATTGAAGGACGAGCTCTACCACTTCATCCGCAAGTTCGATCTGGAGGTGCTCATCCCCGAGAACATCCTGGCCATCCCGATGCATGTCCCCCTGGGGCTGGCCATGACGGAGGTCATCGCGGAGACCACGCTCCCGGTCATTGCCCATCACCACGACTTCGCCTGGGAGCGGGAGCGATTCACGTTGAACGGCGTCAACGATTATCTGGCGTCGGCGTTCCCACCGGCGTTCTTTGGCATGGAGCACGTGGTCATCAATTCGATGGCGCAGAAGGAACTCGCGCGCCGCCTCGGCATCCCGTCCCAGATCATCCCCAACGTCGTGGAGTTCGAAAACACGCCGCCGGGGATTGACGCCTACAACGCCGACCTCCGGAAGGAGATCGGGCTGAAGGACGACGACTGGTTCATCCTGCAGCCGACCCGTGTCGTGGCACGCAAGGGCATTGAACATGCGATCGAGCTGGTGCGGCGGCTTGGCGATCCCCGGGCACGATTGGTCATCTCGCATCCGGCCGGCGATGAGGGCAACGCCTACATGCAGCTGCTCCGCGAGCGGATCGCCGACGCCGGGATTGATGTGCGGTTCATCGCCGACCGCGTGGGGGAACACCGGGGGATCAACGCCGAGGGCCGCAAGGTGTACACCCTGTTTGATGTTTATCCCCACGCCGACCTGGTGACCTACCCCAGCCTGTACGAGGGCTTTGGCAACGCCTTCCTTGAGGCGATCTATTTCGGCAAGCCCGTCGTGGTCAACACGTACGCCGTGTACGCCCGCGACATTGATCCCCTCGGGTTCAAAATCATCGAAATGAACCAGCTGCTCACCCGCGAGGCGGTGGAACAAACGCGGCAGGTTCTGGAGGACGGTGCGCTGCGTTCCGAGTGGGCGGGAATCAACTACGCCCTCGGCCTCAAGTACTTCTCGTACACCGTCGCCCGGCGAAAGCTCGCCGCCCGTCTTTCCAATCTCTTCGGCGACGGCGCCTGA
- a CDS encoding DUF1501 domain-containing protein, producing the protein MQTNSWNEFQARQTRRQFFGDVGLRLGGVGLALLGGTRAGGRLLGAAVPGPVHPPLPGLPHFAPKARSLIYLHMNGAPSQLDLWDYKPNLEAQFDKDLPESVRMGQRITTMTSGQSRLPVAPSMFRFSRHGQSGMWVSELLPHTARIVDDIALIKTVHTNAINHDPACTFVMTGSEVPGKASLGSWLAYGLGSENNDLPAFVVLTPNWSSKANAQALFTRMWSSGFLPTRYSGVTLRAVGDPVLYLQNPPGVTAGDRRTLLDALNRLNEQGHARIGDPEIETRIAQYEMAFRMQTSVPDLVDFSSESPATLDLYGPEVTKSGTYAASALLARRMVERGVRCVQILHRGWDQHGSLPSEIRLQCRDVDQASAALIQDLKQRGLLDETLVVWGGEFGRTVYSQGTLKRDDYGRDHHPKNFCMWMAGGGIRGGVVYGETDDFSYNVVEHPVHINEINATLLHCLGIDHRRFTFKSQGLDQRLTGVEEVHPIKALLA; encoded by the coding sequence ATGCAGACGAATTCTTGGAATGAATTTCAGGCCCGGCAGACCCGCCGCCAGTTCTTTGGCGATGTCGGCCTGCGTCTTGGTGGCGTCGGGCTGGCGCTGCTCGGCGGCACGCGGGCTGGGGGGCGCCTCCTGGGCGCCGCCGTGCCCGGCCCGGTGCATCCCCCCCTCCCAGGCCTGCCGCACTTCGCCCCGAAGGCCCGCAGTCTGATCTATCTGCACATGAACGGTGCGCCGTCCCAGCTGGACCTGTGGGATTACAAGCCGAACCTGGAGGCGCAGTTCGACAAGGACCTGCCGGAATCCGTGCGCATGGGCCAGCGCATCACGACCATGACCAGCGGCCAGTCGCGGCTGCCGGTGGCACCGTCCATGTTCCGGTTCTCCCGGCACGGACAGTCCGGGATGTGGGTCAGCGAACTCCTGCCGCACACGGCCCGCATTGTGGACGACATCGCCCTGATCAAGACGGTGCACACCAATGCGATCAACCACGACCCGGCGTGCACCTTTGTGATGACCGGCAGCGAGGTGCCGGGGAAGGCGAGTCTGGGTTCGTGGCTGGCTTACGGCCTCGGGAGCGAGAACAACGACCTGCCGGCGTTTGTGGTTCTCACGCCCAACTGGTCGTCGAAGGCCAACGCCCAGGCCCTGTTCACCCGCATGTGGAGCAGCGGCTTCCTGCCGACCCGGTATTCCGGGGTCACCCTGCGCGCCGTGGGGGATCCCGTGCTGTACCTGCAGAATCCGCCGGGCGTGACCGCCGGGGACCGGCGCACACTCCTCGATGCCCTCAACCGGCTCAACGAGCAGGGCCATGCCCGGATCGGCGACCCGGAGATCGAAACCCGGATCGCGCAGTATGAGATGGCCTTCCGCATGCAGACCAGCGTGCCGGACTTGGTGGATTTCTCATCAGAGTCCCCGGCCACGCTGGACCTGTACGGTCCGGAGGTCACCAAGTCGGGAACCTACGCCGCCAGTGCGCTGCTGGCGCGGCGCATGGTGGAGCGTGGGGTGCGCTGCGTGCAGATCCTCCACCGGGGCTGGGACCAGCACGGGAGCCTGCCCAGCGAGATCCGGCTCCAGTGCCGCGACGTGGACCAGGCCAGTGCGGCCCTGATCCAGGATCTGAAGCAGCGCGGGCTGCTCGACGAGACGCTGGTGGTCTGGGGCGGCGAATTCGGGCGCACCGTCTATTCCCAGGGCACGCTCAAAAGGGATGACTACGGGCGGGATCATCACCCCAAGAACTTTTGCATGTGGATGGCCGGCGGCGGCATCCGGGGCGGTGTGGTGTATGGGGAGACGGACGATTTCAGCTACAACGTGGTGGAGCACCCGGTGCACATCAACGAGATCAACGCCACGCTCCTCCACTGCCTGGGCATTGATCACCGCCGGTTCACCTTCAAGTCCCAGGGGCTCGATCAGCGTCTCACCGGGGTCGAGGAGGTCCACCCCATCAAGGCGCTCCTGGCCTGA
- a CDS encoding PSD1 domain-containing protein, with translation MGLSSLPFNVPSPRGIRWGAGALIALALALDLSVAAVTEAPSRLSFNRDIRPILSDNCFACHGTDAQHRKAGLRLDVPEGALFPGKSGVPAIVPGDPEASALWQRVVTTDPDDVMPPPDTHKALTAEQRDLVRQWILEGAVYQRHWSFEPVVAPPVPGPIQGDPKSESPVDRFVRERLAQEGWRPAEPADPSTLIRRLSFDIRGLPPTPAEVGAFVADPRPDAYERVVDRFLASPFFGEQMARHWLDVARYGDTHGLHLDNERSMWPYRDWVVAAFNRNLPFDQFTIEQLAGDLLPSPTREQLTATGFNRCNVTTGEGGAIDAEFIFRYAVDRTSTMAETWLGLTAGCAVCHDHKFDPISAKEFYSLYAFFLSAADPAMDGNALLTAPTIKLPEPTQEERLAAYDARIREAEARVLEALATVSYADPATLDPPPPAQEQETVWLDEDFPAGAKVTASGGPTRWVEAGEGPVFSGQRALRRQDRGIAQDFYDSGAALLEIPPGATLFAHVYLDPADPPKAIMLQFNKDGWEHRAVWGDADAINWGEKDKPSRARIGDLPPAGAWTRLEVPPERVGLKSGDRLKGLAFTQFDGTVTWDKAGVHGRVDPASDPLHSLLVWQRQYEGREPGELPAELRAIFKNSSITNRSPEDLTKLRDHYLAKVCVPTRPTFDPLNSEVARLKKDRADLDNAITGTFIFRDLDMPRDAFVMVRGQYDKPGDRVVPSMPAALSPAPTVIAGSSDTPPRLNRLDLAHWLVSPEQPLTARVTVNRIWQQFFGSGLVRTAGDFGSQGEPPSHPDLLDWLAADFRDQGWDVKRLVRQLVTSATYRQSPQGTPEQWSRDPENRLLGRGPRFRLDAEQIRDNALFVSGLMDLTMGGRGVKPYQPPNIWEPVGFVGSNTREYRQDTGAALYRRSVYTFFKRTAPAPFMSTFDAPNREQPCTRRERSNTPLQALQLLNDVQHFEAARALAERMLAEGGSTPEERIGFGYRVVLGRPPLANELAVVCEALDAHRARYASDPEAARMAVTFGESRPDSALPEAELAAYTLTANLLLNLDETVTRN, from the coding sequence ATGGGTTTATCGTCCCTGCCGTTCAACGTCCCGTCGCCACGGGGCATTCGATGGGGTGCGGGTGCGCTGATTGCGCTCGCGCTGGCGCTGGACCTTTCGGTCGCCGCGGTGACCGAGGCCCCGTCCCGGCTGTCGTTCAATCGGGACATCCGGCCCATCCTCTCCGACAATTGCTTCGCCTGCCACGGCACGGATGCCCAGCATCGCAAAGCGGGGCTCCGCCTGGACGTTCCTGAGGGCGCCCTGTTCCCCGGCAAGTCAGGTGTGCCGGCAATTGTGCCTGGAGATCCCGAGGCTTCGGCGCTGTGGCAGCGGGTGGTCACCACCGACCCTGATGATGTGATGCCGCCGCCGGACACGCACAAGGCATTGACCGCCGAACAGCGGGACCTCGTGCGGCAGTGGATCCTGGAAGGGGCGGTCTATCAGCGTCACTGGTCCTTTGAACCCGTCGTTGCCCCTCCGGTTCCCGGGCCAATCCAGGGCGACCCGAAGTCCGAAAGCCCGGTGGACCGCTTCGTCCGGGAACGCCTGGCGCAGGAGGGTTGGAGGCCAGCCGAACCGGCGGATCCGTCCACATTGATCCGGAGGCTCAGCTTTGACATTCGGGGACTGCCGCCGACGCCGGCGGAGGTCGGGGCTTTCGTCGCCGATCCGCGGCCGGATGCCTACGAACGGGTGGTGGACCGGTTTCTCGCCTCCCCGTTTTTTGGGGAACAGATGGCGCGGCACTGGCTGGATGTGGCCCGGTATGGCGACACGCACGGGCTGCATCTCGACAACGAGCGCTCCATGTGGCCGTACCGCGACTGGGTGGTGGCGGCGTTCAACCGGAACCTGCCCTTCGATCAATTCACCATTGAGCAACTCGCGGGAGATCTGCTGCCGTCACCCACGCGGGAGCAGCTGACGGCGACCGGGTTCAACCGGTGCAATGTCACGACCGGTGAGGGGGGGGCCATTGATGCGGAGTTCATCTTTCGATACGCGGTGGACCGGACCTCCACGATGGCCGAGACGTGGCTGGGGCTCACCGCCGGTTGCGCCGTCTGCCACGATCACAAGTTCGATCCGATCTCGGCGAAGGAGTTCTACTCCCTCTACGCCTTCTTCCTCAGCGCGGCCGATCCGGCGATGGATGGCAACGCCCTGCTGACCGCCCCGACGATCAAGCTGCCCGAGCCAACGCAGGAGGAGCGCCTCGCGGCGTATGATGCCAGGATCCGGGAGGCGGAAGCCCGAGTTCTCGAGGCGCTGGCGACGGTGTCGTATGCCGACCCCGCCACCCTCGACCCGCCGCCTCCGGCGCAGGAGCAGGAAACGGTGTGGCTGGATGAGGATTTCCCCGCGGGGGCGAAGGTGACCGCTTCGGGAGGCCCGACCCGGTGGGTGGAGGCGGGCGAGGGCCCGGTGTTCTCGGGTCAACGAGCCCTGCGGCGCCAGGACCGCGGGATCGCCCAGGATTTTTACGACAGCGGTGCGGCGCTGCTGGAGATCCCCCCCGGAGCCACCCTGTTCGCCCACGTGTATCTGGATCCTGCGGATCCGCCGAAGGCGATCATGCTCCAGTTCAACAAGGACGGATGGGAACACCGGGCGGTCTGGGGCGACGCCGATGCGATCAACTGGGGCGAGAAGGACAAGCCCAGCCGGGCCCGGATCGGGGACCTGCCGCCGGCGGGGGCGTGGACGCGTCTGGAGGTGCCGCCCGAGCGGGTGGGATTGAAGTCCGGCGACCGGCTGAAGGGCCTCGCCTTCACGCAATTCGACGGAACGGTGACGTGGGACAAGGCGGGCGTTCACGGACGCGTGGATCCGGCCAGCGACCCTCTCCACTCGCTGCTGGTGTGGCAGCGACAGTATGAGGGCAGGGAACCCGGTGAACTGCCCGCGGAACTCCGTGCCATTTTCAAGAACTCCTCGATCACCAACCGTTCCCCAGAGGATCTCACGAAACTTCGGGATCACTACCTGGCGAAGGTTTGTGTGCCGACCCGTCCGACCTTTGACCCGTTGAACAGCGAGGTTGCGCGTTTGAAAAAGGATCGCGCGGACCTGGACAACGCCATTACCGGGACCTTCATCTTCCGCGATCTCGATATGCCGCGCGATGCCTTTGTGATGGTGCGTGGACAGTACGACAAGCCCGGGGACCGGGTGGTTCCTTCCATGCCGGCGGCGCTGTCGCCGGCCCCGACGGTGATCGCGGGTTCTTCCGATACCCCGCCGCGTCTGAACCGGCTGGATCTGGCGCACTGGCTGGTGTCCCCCGAGCAACCGCTGACCGCCCGGGTCACCGTCAACCGCATCTGGCAGCAGTTTTTCGGAAGCGGGCTGGTTCGGACCGCCGGGGACTTTGGGTCGCAGGGGGAGCCGCCGAGCCATCCCGACCTGCTCGACTGGCTGGCCGCAGATTTCCGGGATCAGGGTTGGGATGTGAAACGGCTGGTCCGGCAGTTGGTGACTTCCGCCACCTACCGGCAGTCGCCCCAGGGAACCCCGGAGCAGTGGTCCCGGGATCCGGAGAACCGGCTCCTGGGCCGTGGTCCGAGGTTCCGGCTCGATGCCGAGCAGATCCGGGACAATGCCCTGTTCGTGAGCGGGCTGATGGATCTCACAATGGGCGGGCGCGGCGTAAAGCCCTACCAGCCACCCAACATCTGGGAGCCGGTGGGATTCGTGGGATCAAACACCCGGGAATACCGGCAGGACACCGGAGCGGCCCTGTATCGCCGGAGCGTGTACACGTTTTTCAAGCGCACGGCGCCTGCGCCGTTCATGTCCACGTTCGATGCGCCCAACCGGGAGCAGCCCTGCACCCGTCGGGAACGCAGCAACACCCCCCTTCAGGCGCTCCAGTTGTTGAATGATGTGCAGCACTTTGAGGCGGCGAGAGCGCTGGCGGAACGGATGCTGGCCGAGGGCGGATCCACCCCCGAGGAGCGCATCGGCTTCGGGTATCGCGTCGTTTTGGGCCGCCCGCCGCTCGCGAATGAGCTGGCGGTGGTCTGCGAGGCCCTCGACGCACACCGGGCCCGCTACGCCTCGGATCCGGAGGCCGCCCGCATGGCGGTGACCTTTGGCGAGTCGCGTCCGGACTCCGCGCTTCCCGAAGCCGAGCTGGCCGCGTACACGCTCACCGCCAACCTGTTGTTGAACCTCGACGAGACGGTGACCCGCAACTGA
- a CDS encoding DUF1080 domain-containing protein: MKPSRFNGIAALSLLLVTVLRCPAADAEPRVVTPGTAGGPPSDAIVLFDGTDLSAWVGEGGTAPKWKVENGHAEVSGGSILTREEFGPVQLHVEWAAPAVVRGEGQERGNSGVYLQGRYEIQVLDSHQNPTYPNGQAGAFYGHNPPLVNASRKPGEWQSYDIIFHPPMPGPDGKVAPGSFTVLHNGVLVQDRIPVKGDATTAAKFAGATPKGPILLQDHGDPVRYRNIWVRRLD, from the coding sequence ATGAAACCCTCCCGGTTCAACGGCATCGCCGCATTGTCCCTGCTTCTTGTCACCGTCCTCCGTTGTCCCGCCGCCGATGCCGAGCCGCGGGTGGTGACTCCCGGAACCGCGGGTGGCCCGCCCTCCGATGCCATCGTCCTGTTTGACGGCACCGACCTCTCGGCCTGGGTTGGCGAGGGGGGCACCGCCCCGAAGTGGAAGGTGGAGAATGGCCATGCAGAGGTCTCCGGAGGCAGCATTCTGACCCGCGAGGAGTTCGGCCCGGTCCAGTTGCACGTCGAATGGGCGGCGCCGGCGGTGGTCCGGGGTGAGGGGCAGGAGCGTGGGAACAGCGGCGTTTATCTCCAGGGCCGTTATGAGATCCAGGTCCTCGACTCGCACCAGAACCCCACGTATCCGAATGGCCAGGCAGGTGCGTTCTACGGTCACAACCCGCCGCTGGTGAATGCCAGCCGCAAGCCCGGGGAGTGGCAGTCCTACGACATCATCTTTCATCCCCCGATGCCCGGACCCGACGGCAAGGTGGCACCCGGGTCGTTTACCGTGCTGCACAATGGCGTGCTGGTGCAGGATCGAATCCCGGTGAAGGGCGACGCGACCACCGCCGCGAAGTTCGCCGGCGCCACCCCGAAGGGCCCGATTTTGCTTCAGGACCACGGGGACCCCGTTCGCTACCGCAACATCTGGGTCCGACGGCTCGACTGA